One genomic window of Bactrocera dorsalis isolate Fly_Bdor chromosome 4, ASM2337382v1, whole genome shotgun sequence includes the following:
- the LOC105231983 gene encoding uncharacterized calcium-binding protein B0563.7 isoform X1, whose amino-acid sequence MTRKTTGVADDTAAGGDSADAQQLEDAAHYEPPVSYSSDTTATTPPTQQQQREQQANSMAAANTEAACSGGAFSLRQRRVSELVLDSYSGRTATAAQDYDDAAAVDLDEYEEDDYEDGVDGENDYYDESPVQRSARFLQPRRQQRKIELPEQATTSAAAKGGVKRTKRRIKTARQFSQRTTSTESTESGVRPCISKGQMREFREAFRLFDKDGDGCITKEELGTVMRSLGQFARVEELQEMLQEIDVDGDGNVSFEEFVDILSNMTYEDKSGLSSADQEERELRDAFRVFDKHNRGYITASDLRAVLQCLGEDLDEEDIEDMIKEVDVDGDGRIDFYEFVHALGEPEDSQENDDENEEENTTSPLPTPKSVVSMTYE is encoded by the exons ATG ACGAGAAAGACTACAGGCGTCGCGGATGACACGGCTGCTGGCGGCGACAGCGCGGACGCACAACAGCTTGAGGACGCTGCGCACTACGAGCCACCAGTTAGCTACAGTTCCGATACAACAGCCACAACACcgccaacacaacaacaacaacgtgagCAGCAAGCGAACAGCATGGCTGCCGCGAACACGGAAGCAGCGTGCAGCGGCGGAGCGTTCTCGCTACGCCAACGACGTGTCTCCGAATTGGTGCTGGACTCATACAGCGGCCGTACAGCGACAGCAGCACAAGATTATGACGATGCGGCAGCTGTGGATCTTGATGAGTATGAGGAGGACGATTACGAAGATGGCGTTGATGGCGAAAACGATTATTACGACGAATCGCCGGTGCAGCGCAGCGCTAGATTCTTACAGCCACGTAGACAACAAAGGAAAATCGAATTGCCGGAGCAGGCGACGACTAGCGCGGCGGCGAAAGGCGGCGTCAAACGGACAAAGCGACGCATTAAGACCGCACGTCAATTCTCGCAGCGCACCACTTCGACCGAGTCCACGGAGAGCGGCGTGCGTCCATGCATATCGAAGGGTCAAATGCGCG AATTTCGTGAAGCATTTCGCTTATTCGACAAGGATGGCGATGGCTGCATAACGAAGGAGGAGTTGGGCACCGTAATGCGTTCATTGGGTCAATTCGCGCGTGTCGAGGAATTGCAGGAAATGCTGCAGGAAATCGATGTGGACG GCGATGGCAATGTTAGCTTTGAGGAATTTGTGGACATACTTTCCAACATGACATATGAAGACAAATCGGGGCTTTCCTCTGCCGATCAGGAGGAACGTGAGTTGCGCGACGCATTTCGTGTGTTCGACAAGCATAATCGTGGCTATATAACGGCCTCAGACCTGAGAGCGGTGCTGCAGTGCTTGGGCGAGGATCTGGATGAGGAAGACA TTGAAGACATGATAAAAGAAGTGGATGTCGACGGCGATGGACGCATTGACTTTTATGAGTTCGTGCATGCGTTAGGCGAGCCAGAAGACTCACAAGAAAATGATGACGAGAATGAGGAGGAAAATACTACTTCACCATTACCAACACCAAAATCCGTTGTGTCGATGACGTATGAGTAA
- the LOC105231983 gene encoding uncharacterized protein LOC105231983 isoform X2, which translates to MAAANTEAACSGGAFSLRQRRVSELVLDSYSGRTATAAQDYDDAAAVDLDEYEEDDYEDGVDGENDYYDESPVQRSARFLQPRRQQRKIELPEQATTSAAAKGGVKRTKRRIKTARQFSQRTTSTESTESGVRPCISKGQMREFREAFRLFDKDGDGCITKEELGTVMRSLGQFARVEELQEMLQEIDVDGDGNVSFEEFVDILSNMTYEDKSGLSSADQEERELRDAFRVFDKHNRGYITASDLRAVLQCLGEDLDEEDIEDMIKEVDVDGDGRIDFYEFVHALGEPEDSQENDDENEEENTTSPLPTPKSVVSMTYE; encoded by the exons ATGGCTGCCGCGAACACGGAAGCAGCGTGCAGCGGCGGAGCGTTCTCGCTACGCCAACGACGTGTCTCCGAATTGGTGCTGGACTCATACAGCGGCCGTACAGCGACAGCAGCACAAGATTATGACGATGCGGCAGCTGTGGATCTTGATGAGTATGAGGAGGACGATTACGAAGATGGCGTTGATGGCGAAAACGATTATTACGACGAATCGCCGGTGCAGCGCAGCGCTAGATTCTTACAGCCACGTAGACAACAAAGGAAAATCGAATTGCCGGAGCAGGCGACGACTAGCGCGGCGGCGAAAGGCGGCGTCAAACGGACAAAGCGACGCATTAAGACCGCACGTCAATTCTCGCAGCGCACCACTTCGACCGAGTCCACGGAGAGCGGCGTGCGTCCATGCATATCGAAGGGTCAAATGCGCG AATTTCGTGAAGCATTTCGCTTATTCGACAAGGATGGCGATGGCTGCATAACGAAGGAGGAGTTGGGCACCGTAATGCGTTCATTGGGTCAATTCGCGCGTGTCGAGGAATTGCAGGAAATGCTGCAGGAAATCGATGTGGACG GCGATGGCAATGTTAGCTTTGAGGAATTTGTGGACATACTTTCCAACATGACATATGAAGACAAATCGGGGCTTTCCTCTGCCGATCAGGAGGAACGTGAGTTGCGCGACGCATTTCGTGTGTTCGACAAGCATAATCGTGGCTATATAACGGCCTCAGACCTGAGAGCGGTGCTGCAGTGCTTGGGCGAGGATCTGGATGAGGAAGACA TTGAAGACATGATAAAAGAAGTGGATGTCGACGGCGATGGACGCATTGACTTTTATGAGTTCGTGCATGCGTTAGGCGAGCCAGAAGACTCACAAGAAAATGATGACGAGAATGAGGAGGAAAATACTACTTCACCATTACCAACACCAAAATCCGTTGTGTCGATGACGTATGAGTAA